A part of Arachis hypogaea cultivar Tifrunner chromosome 12, arahy.Tifrunner.gnm2.J5K5, whole genome shotgun sequence genomic DNA contains:
- the LOC112728050 gene encoding ethylene-overproduction protein 1 produces MQHKIFTKMRSMKMIDGCKGPPVRTYNPSVDADGGAGKLRHHIQETLRSQIPRKKSVRGYSPSSNLNLEAAAIVSDGTLLPYGLPATKLLEPKIEATLTPLDYVQTLADLHRRAENSAEFEKAEVFLEQSAVFRGLPEPKLFRRTLRSARQHAVDVHTKVVLSSWLRYERREDELIGISSMDCCGRNLECPKANLVAGYDPESVYDPCVCAKRNFNFSTGDEMAMEEAVNYDDNDSDDDDDCDLSFCIGDYDVRCRRNDMASLSRPFKTMLYGGFLESKREKINFTQNGFSVEAMKAAEVFSRTKRVSHFEPKVVLELLSLANRYCCEEMKAACDAHLASLVCDMEDAGLLIEYGLEETANLLVAACLQLFLRELPGSMQCSNFMKIFCSPEGRDRLAAARHASFVLYYFLSQIAMEEEMRSNTTVMLLERLVECAADGWQKQLAFHQLGVVMLERKEYKDAQHWFEAAVGAGHVYSLVGVARAKYKRGHTYSAYKLMNSLISDYKPVGWMYQERSLYCVGKEKMMDLMAATELDPTLCFPYKYRAIALLEDNMIGASISEINKVIGFKVSPDCLELRAWFLIAVENYEGALRDVRAILTLDPNYRMFYGNMPGNYLVELLSPLARHYSQADCWMQLYDRWSSVDDVGSLAVVHQMLENDPGRSLLHFRQSLLLLRLNCQKAAMRSLRLARNHSASDHERLVYEGWILYDTGHREEALAKAEESISIQRSFEAYFLKAYALADSNLDAESSNIVIKLLEEALRCPSDGLRKGQALNNLGSVYVDCDKLDLAADCYMNALNIKHTRAHQGLARVHHLKNDRKAAYDEMTKLIEKARNNASAFEKRSEYCDRDMAKSDLTMATELDPLRTYPYRYRAAVLMDDHKEDEAIAELSRAIDFKPDIQLLHLRAAFYDSMGDYVSTVRDCEAALCLDPSHGDTLELCNKARERITEDK; encoded by the exons aTGCAACATAAAATCTTCACCAAAATGCGAAGCATGAAGATGATTGACGGGTGCAAGGGACCACCGGTCCGCACCTACAACCCCTCCGTCGACGCCGACGGCGGAGCTGGAAAGCTCCGCCACCACATCCAAGAGACCTTGAGAAGCCAAATCCCCCGTAAAAAATCGGTGCGGGGATACTCGCCGTCTTCCAACCTTAACTTGGAAGCTGCCGCCATCGTCTCCGACGGTACACTCCTTCCTTACGGACTCCCTGCGACGAAGCTTCTAGAACCGAAGATCGAGGCGACTTTGACACCTCTCGATTACGTCCAAACCTTAGCTGACCTGCATCGAAGAGCCGAGAACTCTGCCGAATTTGAAAAGGCAGAGGTGTTTCTAGAACAATCCGCGGTGTTTCGCGGCCTACCGGAGCCGAAACTGTTCCGAAGAACGCTCCGGTCGGCACGGCAACACGCGGTGGACGTGCATACGAAGGTGGTGCTTTCCTCCTGGCTCCGCTACGAGCGCAGGGAGGATGAGCTAATCGGGATCTCATCAATGGATTGTTGCGGAAGAAACCTTGAATGCCCTAAGGCAAATTTGGTGGCAGGGTATGATCCTGAATCTGTTtatgatccatgcgtttgcgcaAAACGGAACTTCAATTTTAGTACTGGTGATGAAATGGCAATGGAAGAGGCGGTTAATTACGATGATAATGACAGCGATGACGATGACGACTGCGACTTGAGTTTTTGCATTGGGGATTATGATGTTAGGTGTAGGAGAAACGATATGGCCTCGCTTTCGCGGCCTTTTAAGACAATGTTATATGGAGGGTTCTTGGAATCTAAAAGGGAGAAGATTAATTTCACACAGAATGGGTTCTCAGTAGAGGCAATGAAGGCAGCAGAGGTGTTTAGTAGGACTAAGAGGGTTAGCCATTTTGAGCCTAAGGTTGTTCTTGAGTTGCTTTCTTTAGCGAACCGGTATTGTTGCGAGGAGATGAAGGCTGCGTGCGACGCGCATTTGGCGTCCTTGGTTTGTGACATGGAGGATGCTGGGTTGCTTATTGAGTATGGATTAGAGGAGACCGCGAACCTACTTGTGGCGGCTTGCTTGCAGTTGTTCTTGAGAGAGCTTCCTGGATCTATGCAGTGCTCAAATTTCATGAAGATATTTTGTAGTCCAGAGGGTAGGGATAGGCTGGCCGCCGCTaggcatgcttcttttgtgttgTATTATTTTTTGAGTCAAATTGCAATGGAGGAAGAGATGAGATCTAATACAACAGTAATGTTATTGGAAAGACTAGTAGAGTGTGCAGCAGATGGTTGGCAAAAACAGCTTGCATTTCATCAATTAGGTGTTGTCATGCTTGAAAGGAAAGAATACAAGGATGCACAACATTGGTTTGAGGCAGCAGTGGGGGCAGGGCATGTTTATTCTTTGGTGGGTGTTGCAAGGGCAAAGTATAAGCGCGGCCATACGTATTCGGCTTACAAGCTAATGAACTCGCTTATTTCGGATTATAAGCCGGTTGGTTGGATGTATCAGGAAAGATCTTTGTATTGTGTTGGAAAAGAGAAAATGATGGACTTGATGGCAGCAACTGAATTAGACCCAACTCTTTGTTTTCCCTACAAGTATCGCGCCATTGCATTGCTTGAGGACAATATGATTGGAGCTTCTATTTCAGAAATCAATAAAGTAATTGGTTTCAAGGTTTCTCCAGATTGCCTTGAGTTGAGAGCTTGGTTCTTGATTGCTGTGGAGAATTATGAAGGAGCTCTTAGAGATGTTCGTGCCATTTTGACATTGGATCCCAATTATAGGATGTTTTATGGGAATATGCCTGGTAATTACTTGGTAGAACTACTTAGTCCTCTTGCTCGTCATTATAGCCAGGCTGATTGTTGGATGCAATTGTACGATCGATGGTCCTCTGTTGATGATGTTGGTTCTTTGGCTGTTGTACACCAAATGTTGGAAAATGATCCAGGGAGAAGTCTCTTGCACTTTCGTCAGTCTCTCCTCTTGCTACG GTTAAACTGTCAAAAGGCAGCCATGCGTAGCTTGCGACTAGCTAGAAACCATTCGGCCTCTGACCATGAAAGGCTTGTGTATGAAGGATGGATACTGTATGACACCGGTCATCGCGAAGAAGCACTAGCAAAGGCAGAGGAGTCCATTTCAATTCAGAGGTCATTTGAAGCTTACTTTCTCAAAGCCTACGCCTTAGCCGATTCAAATCTTGATGCAGAGTCTTCAAATATTGTGATCAAGCTCTTGGAAGAAGCACTTAGATGTCCTTCAGATGGCCTTCGAAAAGGACAA GCATTGAATAATCTAGGGAGTGTCTACGTAGACTGCGACAAGTTAGACCTGGCAGCGGATTGCTACATGAATGCGCTCAACATCAAGCATACGCGAGCGCATCAGGGATTAGCGCGTGTTCATCATCTTAAAAATGATCGCAAAGCTGCGTACGATGAGATGACAAAGCTAATAGAGAAGGCGAGAAATAATGCATCGGCTTTTGAGAAACGTTCAGAGTATTGTGACCGTGATATGGCAAAGAGTGATCTTACCATGGCAACAGAGTTGGATCCTCTACGCACTTATCCTTACAGATACAGAGCAGCGG TGTTAATGGATGATCATAAGGAGGACGAAGCAATAGCAGAGCTTTCAAGGGCCATTGATTTTAAGCCAGATATACAATTGTTACATCTCCGAGCAGCATTTTACGATTCAATGGGTGATTATGTTTCCACCGTCCGAGACTGCGAAGCAGCCCTTTGTCTGGATCCCAGCCACGGCGATACGCTCGAGCTTTGCAACAAAGCTCGAGAACGTATTACAGAAGACAAGTGA
- the LOC140176842 gene encoding uncharacterized protein produces MLGLVETKKELVTNFDVARIWGRDRACWEFVSSIGASGGLLLIWDEAVFKLTNCYKWDRWLCVEGVVVKDNFHCAVGLVYGPHERAEKASVWKELSYIVGLCQVPFCCLEDFNEIVHMEERKGATRLSASAENFRAWINDMELIDLALNDRKYTWFRGQSCSRIDRCLVSVEWLDVYPELRLRGGPRGLSDHCPLIMEDSRKFDGPRPFHSLDSWFTHEGFLRMVKEEWRKLGDIHFLQKMKALTTPLRRWHKQHFGDITEKIKRLEEEIKKVDDMEDSPRVSFRDGLVNRLEREEAKALEVLPSVEEVKEAVWECESSKAPGSDGYSMNFIKRCWDEIGMEFTTAVMTFFETATLPEDSNVTWVALVLKFVEAKEIKDLRPISMVGCVYKVISKLLTRRMRSVMPGLVGESQSAFVKGRKIHDGALIALLEKMGFGRTWRSWIRECVRTASISILINGSPSKSFKMERGLRQGDPLSPFLFVLVVDVLNRMIGETVRNGRISPLLVGRDNIELLHLQFDDDTILFCPPEEETVRNYKRMLRCFEMMSGLSINFEKSNLIPVNCSQEWVGRMCQLLGCQEAALPVRYLGINLGANPRLVKT; encoded by the exons ATGCTGGGTTTGGTAGAAACAAAGAAGGAACTTGTGACTAATTTTGATGTAGCTCGTATATGGGGTAGAGATAGAGCTTGTTGGGAGTTTGTAAGCTCAATTGGGGCTTCTGGAGGGTTATTGTTAATATGGGATGAGGCAGTTTTTAAATTGACTAATTGCTATAAATGGGATAGATGGCTGTGTGTAGAAGGGGTCGTGGTAAAAGATAATTTTCATTGCGCTGTTGGGTTGGTGTACGGACCGCATGAAAGAGCTGAGAAAGCCTCTGTTTGGAAAGAGTTGAGTTATATTGTAGGGTTGTGTCAGGTACCGTTCTGTTGTTTGGAGGACTTTAATGAAATTGTACATATGGAGGAAAGAAAAGGAGCGACTAGATTATCAGCGTCTGCGGAAAACTTTAGAGCATGGATAAATGATATGGAATTGATTGACTTAGCGCTAAATGATCGGAAGTATACATGGTTTAGAGGACAGTCGTGCAGTCGTATTGACAGGTGTCTGGTTTCTGTGGAATGGCTTGATGTGTACCCAGAATTGCGTTTAAGGGGAGGCCCTAGAGGTTTATCAGATCACTGCCCCTTGATTATGGAAGACAGCAGAAAATTTGATGGTCCAAGACCCTTCCACAGTTTAGACTCTTGGTTCACGCATGAGGGTTTTCTGAGAATGGTGAAAGAAGAGTGGAGGAAACTAGGTGATATACATTTCTTACAGAAGATGAAAGCACTGACAACACCGTTGAGGAGATGGCATAAGCAGCATTTTGGAGATATAACTGAGAAGATAAAAAGGTTGGAGGAAGAAATAAAGAAGGTAGATGATATG GAGGATTCTCCAAGGGTGAGCTTTAGGGATGGATTAGTTAATCGGCTAGAGAGGGAGGAAGCTAAAGCCCTAGAGGTCTTACCGTCAGTGGAGGAAGTGAAGGAGGCAGTCTGGGAGTGTGAATCTTCTAAGGCTCCAGGGAGTGACGGGTACAGCATGAACTTTATCAAAAGGTGTTGGGATGAAATTGGAATGGAGTTCACGACAGCTGTGATGACCTTCTTTGAGACAGCAACTTTACCAGAGGATTCTAATGTCACATGGGTAGCGTTGGTTCTGAAATTCGTTGAGGCTAAAGAGATAAAGGATCTCAGACCTATAAGCATGGTTGGTTGTGTCTACAAAGTCATTTCTAAACTGTTAACACGAAGAATGCGGAGTGTAATGCCCGGTTTAGTTGGGGAATCGCAGAGTGCCTTTGTAAAGGGGAGGAAGATACATGATGGAGCCTTAATTGCAT TGTTGGAGAAGATGGGCTTCGGCAGAACATGGAGGTCATGGATTAGGGAGTGTGTCAGAACGGCCTCCATCTCTATTTTGATTAATGGGTCTCCGTCAAAATCGTTCAAAATGGAGAGGGGGCTTCGTCAAGGTGATCCATTATCACCGTTTCTGTTTGTGTTGGTGGTAGATGTGCTCAACAGGATGATCGGGGAGACAGTAAGGAATGGTCGAATCTCTCCACTTCTAGTTGGTCGGGATAATATAGAATTATTGCATTTACAATTTGATGATGACACTATATTATTCTGCCCACCGGAGGAGGAGACAGTCAGGAACTATAAGAGGATGCTGAGGTGTTTTGAAATGATGTCTGGGTTGAGCATTAACTTCGAGAAGTCCAACTTGATACCCGTAAATTGCAGTCAGGAGTGGGTTGGGCGGATGTGTCAGCTACTGGGTTGTCAAGAGGCAGCTCTACCGGTGAGGTACCTTGGCATTAACCTTGGAGCAAATCCGAGATTGGTAAAAACGTGA